In the genome of Halobacterium noricense, one region contains:
- a CDS encoding receiver/sensor box histidine kinase yields MSLSSRTGGTAIVVLGLVLSAFHVRTVGVLWGAPARVVVNGLLPLVLATFVVAAGVQLVRNDVVADQFVTRVFSWVAVGVVVLAAATAWLFASVLVTGPLPANASLTLLNAATLGGLIGYLVGVYDSRRREQQVQVDQLNRINNTLRIATREIVNADTRSELEQQVCERLQQSEPYESAWIGRYDPADSELRPDAWAGLDDEYYESVVIAVDGDDAHGQGAGGRAIRTSEIQYSQNVSADPSMEPWRELFAEHGVESVAVVPIVDGDTVHGILSVYADRPYVFDGPEREVLMELGETIGHAITSLEAREQLRCRERELASQNDRLKEFASVVSHDLRNPMNVAEGSISLERENRDSDALRRAADALRRMNELVEDILALARTGQLVSEFDSVDLRAVVEDAWATTETEAATLDTEPSLGTISGDESRIRELFENLFRNAVEHGSTNPASHAQQDALEHAGDDVTVSVGSLDDADGFYVSDDGPGIPETDRETVFDVGYSTNPDGTGFGLNIVRSIADAHGWDVAITESDAGGTRFEFSGVGTEAGRPVDEQAA; encoded by the coding sequence GTGTCTCTCTCGTCCCGGACGGGCGGCACCGCCATCGTGGTGCTTGGCCTCGTCCTCTCCGCGTTTCACGTGCGGACCGTCGGCGTGCTGTGGGGCGCGCCAGCGCGCGTCGTCGTGAACGGGCTCCTCCCGTTAGTGCTGGCCACGTTCGTGGTGGCCGCGGGCGTGCAACTCGTGCGCAACGACGTGGTCGCCGACCAGTTCGTCACGCGCGTGTTCTCGTGGGTCGCCGTCGGCGTCGTCGTGCTCGCTGCGGCGACGGCGTGGTTGTTCGCGAGCGTCCTCGTCACCGGGCCGCTGCCGGCGAACGCCTCACTGACGCTGCTGAACGCCGCGACGCTCGGCGGCCTCATCGGCTACCTGGTCGGCGTCTACGACTCGCGCCGCCGCGAACAGCAGGTTCAGGTCGACCAGTTGAACCGCATCAACAACACGCTCCGCATCGCGACGCGGGAAATCGTGAACGCGGACACCCGCAGCGAACTCGAACAGCAGGTCTGCGAGCGCCTCCAGCAGTCCGAGCCCTACGAGTCGGCGTGGATAGGGCGCTACGACCCGGCCGACAGCGAACTCCGGCCGGACGCGTGGGCAGGGTTGGACGACGAGTACTACGAGTCCGTCGTCATCGCTGTCGACGGCGACGACGCCCACGGGCAGGGTGCCGGCGGGCGCGCCATCCGCACGAGCGAGATTCAGTACTCGCAGAACGTCTCGGCGGACCCGTCGATGGAGCCGTGGCGGGAGCTGTTCGCCGAGCACGGCGTCGAATCGGTGGCGGTCGTCCCGATTGTGGACGGCGACACCGTCCACGGAATTTTGAGCGTGTACGCCGACCGCCCGTACGTCTTCGACGGGCCCGAGCGGGAGGTGTTGATGGAACTCGGCGAGACCATCGGGCACGCCATCACCTCGCTCGAAGCGCGCGAGCAACTCCGCTGCCGCGAGCGCGAGTTGGCCAGTCAGAACGACCGCCTGAAGGAGTTCGCGTCGGTCGTCAGCCACGACCTCCGCAACCCGATGAACGTCGCGGAGGGCTCGATTTCGCTGGAACGGGAGAACCGTGACAGTGACGCCCTCCGGCGGGCGGCGGACGCGCTCAGACGGATGAACGAACTCGTCGAGGACATCCTGGCGCTCGCGCGGACCGGCCAACTGGTGAGCGAGTTCGACAGCGTCGACCTGCGCGCGGTCGTCGAGGACGCCTGGGCGACCACCGAGACAGAGGCGGCGACACTCGACACCGAGCCGTCGCTCGGCACGATATCTGGCGACGAGAGCCGCATCCGCGAACTGTTCGAGAACCTCTTCCGGAATGCCGTCGAACATGGCTCCACGAACCCTGCCTCGCACGCTCAGCAGGACGCGCTGGAGCACGCTGGCGACGACGTCACCGTCTCCGTCGGCAGCCTCGACGACGCCGACGGCTTCTACGTCAGCGACGACGGCCCCGGCATCCCCGAAACGGACCGCGAGACGGTGTTCGACGTGGGCTACTCGACGAACCCGGACGGCACCGGGTTCGGGCTCAACATCGTCCGCAGCATCGCGGACGCGCACGGCTGGGACGTCGCCATCACGGAGAGCGACGCGGGCGGCACGCGCTTCGAATTCTCGGGTGTCGGGACCGAAGCGGGCCGTCCGGTCGACGAGCAGGCCGCGTAG
- a CDS encoding HD domain-containing protein, with translation MSDATQSDADREYDPNADHAFPDERLNEVLAFVTDDPEITTYLDAQNVNPVKRKGYNDHGTKHIEIVRNRALKLYDLLKRGGVEFNGAADQGLGEADEGVIIALAATLHDIGHVVHRDEHAYYSIPLAADLLDRILPEFYATPEAVRVKAEVLHAILCHHTEEDPLTTEAGVIRVADGLDMERGRSRLPYERGGRGINTISSQAIDSVTLEEGDERPVLVEIEMRNAAGVYQVDNLLKEKLHKSGIENDVRIVALNTGGDSDQLVERIEL, from the coding sequence ATGAGCGACGCCACGCAGTCCGACGCCGACCGCGAGTACGACCCGAACGCGGACCACGCGTTCCCGGACGAGCGCTTGAACGAGGTGCTGGCGTTCGTCACCGACGACCCCGAGATTACGACGTACCTCGACGCGCAGAACGTCAACCCGGTCAAGCGGAAGGGGTACAACGACCACGGGACCAAGCACATCGAAATCGTCCGGAATCGCGCGCTCAAACTCTACGACCTGTTGAAGCGCGGCGGCGTCGAGTTCAACGGCGCGGCCGACCAGGGGCTCGGCGAGGCCGACGAGGGTGTCATCATCGCGCTCGCGGCGACGCTACACGACATCGGGCACGTCGTCCACCGCGACGAGCACGCGTACTACTCGATTCCGCTGGCGGCGGACCTCCTCGACCGCATCCTCCCGGAGTTCTACGCGACGCCCGAGGCCGTGCGCGTGAAAGCCGAGGTGCTGCACGCGATTCTCTGCCACCACACCGAGGAGGACCCGCTCACGACAGAGGCAGGGGTCATCCGGGTCGCGGACGGCCTCGACATGGAGCGCGGGCGGTCGCGGCTCCCCTACGAGCGCGGCGGCCGTGGCATCAACACCATCTCCAGCCAGGCCATCGACTCGGTCACCCTCGAGGAGGGCGACGAACGTCCCGTGCTGGTGGAAATCGAGATGCGCAACGCCGCGGGCGTCTACCAGGTCGACAACCTCCTGAAGGAGAAACTCCACAAGTCCGGCATCGAGAACGACGTCCGCATCGTCGCGCTCAACACCGGCGGCGACAGCGACCAACTCGTCGAGCGAATCGAACTGTAG
- a CDS encoding twin-arginine translocase TatA/TatE family subunit, whose translation MFTSTPLFIGGLPGGMEWAVILLIAVLLFGANKIPKLARSSGEAIGEFQKGREEVEQELQEMRDGPEAEGETETESTETETSADSTNADTDSETPSGN comes from the coding sequence ATGTTCACCAGTACTCCCCTGTTCATCGGCGGGTTGCCGGGCGGCATGGAGTGGGCAGTCATCCTGCTCATCGCCGTCCTCCTGTTCGGCGCGAACAAGATTCCGAAGCTCGCCCGCTCCAGCGGCGAGGCAATCGGCGAGTTCCAGAAAGGCCGCGAAGAAGTCGAGCAGGAACTCCAGGAGATGCGCGACGGCCCCGAAGCCGAGGGCGAGACCGAGACCGAGAGCACGGAAACCGAGACCAGCGCGGACTCGACGAACGCCGACACGGACTCCGAAACTCCGTCCGGCAACTAA
- a CDS encoding winged helix-turn-helix domain-containing protein, translated as MALLESDVPIRDVVTTNPEKAKALENDVRAKILDMLADEELTIEAIHEELERRGEQKAETTVRHHVNVLKDAGMVEIARLEEAGGATRKHYKSNTRIFSYDLPKDSEKTLSRARETATEELATVVETLYEQHGDEIESVAREMKPCEYCETQHYEEFVVRELLDRALIDLSETAELDQLRTGEK; from the coding sequence ATGGCCTTGCTCGAATCCGACGTGCCCATCCGGGACGTCGTGACAACCAATCCGGAGAAAGCGAAAGCACTGGAGAACGACGTTCGAGCGAAGATTCTCGATATGCTCGCTGACGAGGAGCTGACAATCGAGGCGATACACGAGGAGTTAGAACGGCGTGGCGAACAGAAAGCCGAGACGACGGTTCGACACCACGTGAACGTCCTGAAGGACGCTGGAATGGTCGAAATCGCTCGGCTCGAAGAAGCGGGTGGTGCCACGAGGAAGCACTACAAATCGAACACCCGCATCTTCTCGTACGACCTCCCGAAGGACAGCGAAAAAACACTCTCGCGTGCACGGGAGACCGCGACGGAGGAACTAGCCACCGTCGTCGAAACGCTCTACGAGCAACACGGCGACGAAATCGAGTCAGTCGCCCGGGAGATGAAGCCCTGTGAATACTGCGAGACCCAGCACTACGAGGAGTTCGTCGTTCGGGAGTTACTCGACCGCGCTCTCATCGACCTCAGCGAAACGGCCGAACTCGACCAGCTGCGGACGGGCGAAAAGTGA
- a CDS encoding heavy metal translocating P-type ATPase, whose translation MGTTQSQFDVGGMSCSFCAESIEKAYDRTEGVENVAVSLAHEEVLVRYDDEAASEVEVKDTLRDLGYTIRDPDKEKQYEEQREELAEGKRRLVLAGGASIVVAASMGWMLFVVGRFESASLAMDLATLALALGTMFGPGRYIVEKAYQSLRRGIFNQHVLLEAGAFAGLLGGFLGLLVFPGFPTVHFFAVAVFITTYHVLSEYTSLVVRTRASRAVRGLLALRSDTARRVTDDAVDEVPVDELEVGNCVRVKPGENVPVDGEVVEGESTVDESVATGESIPEEKGEGDEVIGGSVNETGTLLVEVTATGEDAFLNQVAHEIEEARATKPGIVQLADRVLRYFVPAVLFVAALSFGFWLVAPLAWGADPNVRRGAFAALAVLVLGYPCALGMATPLALIRGGGEAANRGILMRSGDAFQIFPDVDHVVLDKTGTITVGESAVSDVIALASDEAEVLATAASAEAFSAHPLADAILDHAAERGVDYADPEEFDSVTGRGVRATVDGDDVLVGKPHWLADEGIDLSHANDDIEALQHRGLTVSGVVRGGELVGLVGIGDEIKDDATETVKRMQDAGITPVMITGDNARTAEAVAEKVGVDRVMADVLPDEKREEIGRLQDEGHRVAMVGDGINDAPALTQADVGIAIGAGTDIAIESADVVLMGDRLGGVMDAYEIGAESYRKTRQNLVAAFSFNGIGVAAATTGLVHPVFAMIAMVLSVSVVLANSFAGQLLSGGGINAEFAVGDSDGGESGREDAAAD comes from the coding sequence ATGGGAACGACGCAGAGCCAATTCGACGTCGGCGGGATGTCTTGCTCGTTCTGCGCCGAGAGCATCGAGAAGGCCTACGACAGAACCGAGGGCGTCGAGAACGTAGCTGTGAGTCTCGCTCACGAGGAAGTCCTCGTCCGGTACGACGACGAGGCGGCGAGCGAGGTCGAGGTGAAGGACACGCTCCGCGACCTCGGCTACACGATTCGTGACCCCGACAAGGAAAAGCAGTACGAGGAGCAGCGCGAAGAACTCGCCGAAGGAAAGCGACGACTCGTTCTCGCTGGAGGCGCGTCCATCGTCGTCGCCGCGTCGATGGGCTGGATGCTGTTCGTGGTGGGCCGCTTCGAGTCAGCGTCACTGGCGATGGACCTCGCTACGCTCGCGTTGGCGTTGGGCACGATGTTCGGTCCCGGCCGTTACATCGTCGAGAAAGCCTACCAGAGCCTCCGTCGCGGCATCTTCAACCAACACGTGCTATTGGAGGCTGGCGCGTTCGCCGGGCTGCTCGGTGGCTTCCTCGGCCTGCTCGTCTTCCCCGGCTTCCCGACCGTCCACTTCTTCGCCGTCGCCGTGTTCATCACCACCTATCACGTCCTCTCCGAGTACACCAGTCTCGTCGTCCGTACGCGGGCCTCACGGGCCGTACGGGGTCTTCTCGCGCTCCGGTCGGACACCGCTCGTCGGGTGACCGACGACGCAGTTGACGAAGTCCCCGTCGACGAGCTCGAAGTCGGCAACTGCGTCCGCGTCAAGCCCGGCGAGAACGTCCCCGTGGACGGCGAGGTTGTCGAGGGCGAATCGACAGTGGACGAATCCGTCGCCACTGGCGAGTCCATCCCCGAGGAGAAGGGCGAGGGCGACGAGGTAATCGGGGGCAGCGTCAACGAGACCGGCACGCTGCTCGTCGAGGTGACCGCCACCGGGGAGGACGCGTTCCTGAATCAGGTCGCCCACGAAATCGAGGAGGCGCGGGCGACGAAACCCGGTATCGTTCAACTCGCCGACCGCGTCCTCAGATACTTCGTCCCCGCCGTCCTGTTCGTCGCGGCGCTATCCTTCGGGTTCTGGTTGGTTGCGCCGCTCGCGTGGGGTGCCGACCCGAACGTTCGACGGGGAGCATTCGCGGCGCTCGCCGTCCTCGTCCTCGGCTACCCCTGTGCGCTCGGAATGGCGACCCCGCTCGCGCTGATTCGGGGCGGCGGGGAAGCCGCAAACCGCGGCATCCTGATGCGCAGCGGCGACGCGTTCCAGATATTCCCGGACGTCGACCACGTCGTGCTGGACAAGACCGGCACTATCACCGTCGGTGAATCTGCCGTCAGCGACGTAATCGCCCTCGCAAGCGACGAGGCCGAGGTACTGGCGACCGCGGCGAGCGCGGAGGCCTTCTCGGCGCATCCGCTCGCCGACGCCATCCTCGACCACGCGGCTGAACGCGGCGTCGACTACGCCGACCCCGAGGAGTTCGACTCGGTGACGGGTAGGGGCGTCCGGGCGACCGTCGACGGCGACGACGTGCTGGTCGGCAAACCGCACTGGCTCGCTGACGAAGGGATCGACCTGTCGCACGCGAACGACGACATCGAAGCCCTCCAGCACCGTGGCCTCACGGTCTCGGGCGTCGTCCGCGGTGGCGAACTCGTCGGACTGGTCGGCATCGGCGACGAAATCAAGGACGACGCTACGGAGACGGTCAAACGGATGCAGGACGCCGGAATCACGCCCGTGATGATTACAGGCGACAACGCGCGCACTGCCGAAGCGGTCGCCGAGAAAGTGGGCGTCGACCGCGTGATGGCCGACGTGCTGCCCGACGAGAAACGCGAAGAAATCGGCCGACTACAGGACGAAGGGCATCGCGTGGCGATGGTCGGCGACGGCATCAACGACGCGCCCGCGCTCACCCAAGCCGACGTCGGCATCGCCATCGGTGCCGGGACGGACATCGCTATCGAGTCGGCAGACGTCGTACTGATGGGCGACCGCTTGGGCGGCGTGATGGACGCCTACGAGATTGGGGCGGAGAGCTACCGGAAAACCCGGCAAAACCTCGTTGCCGCGTTCTCGTTCAACGGCATCGGTGTGGCCGCGGCGACGACCGGGCTCGTCCATCCCGTGTTTGCGATGATTGCGATGGTGCTGTCCGTCTCAGTCGTCCTCGCCAACAGTTTCGCGGGCCAACTCCTCTCGGGTGGGGGCATCAACGCGGAGTTCGCCGTCGGAGACAGCGATGGGGGTGAATCCGGGAGAGAAGACGCGGCAGCCGATTAG
- a CDS encoding heavy-metal-associated domain-containing protein produces MKRETLTVTGMSCTGCEQNVENALENISGVTRVDADNEGDTVEVVVEDDVSDDDLHAAIERAGYDVLA; encoded by the coding sequence GTGAAGCGCGAAACACTCACTGTCACCGGTATGTCGTGTACTGGCTGTGAACAGAACGTCGAGAACGCTCTCGAGAACATCAGCGGCGTCACCCGAGTCGACGCCGATAACGAGGGCGACACCGTCGAAGTGGTCGTCGAAGACGACGTGTCAGACGACGACCTTCACGCCGCCATCGAGCGAGCGGGCTACGACGTATTGGCCTAA
- a CDS encoding DUF7289 family protein has translation MDARGQTEIIGVVLLLAITVAGVGVVVVAGGSALDAAQDQSSVQRAEQSMSLFDARSALVALGRSDGQSLTLANSERGSYEVRPDTGRMVVVREGEDGSTTEYLNTTLGSVVYENGDTEVAYQGGGVWYSRGAGAEMVSPPEFNYQDATLTLPVIRVTGSEQTAAGAPTARVTRDEAASNRSVFPGPGRTNPLQNGTMTVAVESDYYRGWASFFRSRTSGNVSVIPDENRVELELVAPGTGGQFTLDETPLELRGLAGDDPLESLTFTLKPNKNSDFSDLHWTLVADDGGSQRFEFDIQGSNVCKDGNQPEVTLEYTNGGTTHTWSGDNRFSQNDSTYAYSCSEDDNTPTMHLDLTGDTNLTYQSGGGAPVANNSTGKLVNYALGEMGPNVDLKLLSKGKQNPSGNSASTDLPASTGRLEYDSSGEHVVTFLHITKNAVNVTVR, from the coding sequence ATGGACGCGCGCGGGCAGACGGAGATTATCGGGGTGGTGCTGTTGCTCGCCATCACAGTCGCCGGGGTCGGCGTCGTGGTCGTGGCGGGTGGCAGCGCGCTCGACGCCGCACAGGACCAGTCGTCGGTCCAGCGCGCCGAGCAGTCGATGAGTCTCTTCGACGCGCGCAGCGCGCTCGTCGCGCTCGGGCGGTCGGACGGCCAGTCGCTGACGCTGGCGAACTCCGAGCGCGGCAGCTACGAGGTGCGGCCCGACACCGGTCGCATGGTCGTCGTCAGGGAGGGCGAGGACGGTTCGACGACCGAGTACTTGAACACGACGCTGGGGTCGGTCGTCTACGAGAACGGCGACACCGAGGTCGCGTACCAGGGCGGCGGCGTCTGGTACTCGCGGGGCGCTGGCGCGGAGATGGTGTCGCCGCCGGAGTTCAACTACCAGGACGCGACGCTGACGCTCCCCGTGATTCGCGTCACCGGCAGCGAGCAGACGGCGGCCGGCGCGCCGACCGCTCGCGTGACGCGCGACGAGGCCGCGTCGAATCGCTCCGTCTTCCCCGGGCCAGGACGGACGAACCCGCTCCAGAACGGTACCATGACCGTTGCCGTGGAGAGCGACTACTACCGCGGCTGGGCGTCGTTCTTCCGGTCGCGGACGAGCGGGAACGTCTCCGTGATTCCCGACGAGAACCGCGTCGAACTGGAACTCGTCGCGCCCGGGACCGGCGGCCAGTTCACGCTCGACGAGACGCCGCTGGAGCTCCGCGGGCTCGCGGGTGACGACCCCCTGGAGTCGCTGACGTTCACGCTGAAACCGAACAAGAACTCCGACTTCAGCGACCTCCACTGGACGCTCGTCGCCGACGACGGCGGCTCCCAGCGCTTCGAGTTCGACATCCAGGGCTCGAACGTCTGCAAAGACGGCAATCAGCCCGAAGTCACGCTGGAGTACACGAACGGCGGGACGACGCACACGTGGAGTGGCGACAACCGCTTCTCGCAGAACGACTCGACGTACGCGTACTCCTGTTCGGAGGACGACAACACGCCGACGATGCACCTCGACTTGACCGGGGACACGAACCTCACGTATCAGAGCGGCGGCGGAGCACCCGTCGCGAACAACTCCACGGGGAAGCTCGTGAACTACGCGCTCGGCGAGATGGGACCGAACGTCGACTTGAAGCTGCTCTCGAAGGGCAAACAGAACCCGTCGGGGAACTCCGCGAGCACCGACCTCCCGGCGTCCACGGGCCGACTCGAATACGACTCCTCCGGCGAGCACGTCGTCACGTTCCTCCACATCACCAAGAACGCCGTGAACGTGACCGTCCGGTAG